The following are encoded in a window of Musa acuminata AAA Group cultivar baxijiao unplaced genomic scaffold, Cavendish_Baxijiao_AAA HiC_scaffold_1099, whole genome shotgun sequence genomic DNA:
- the LOC103970981 gene encoding AUGMIN subunit 6-like encodes MTCKFSSAQIEKVSGSPTLKLPHLFNLTPNSSGKGNQAPKQHPVGSQTNQETLPAPKTVSPPFTIDEDGEAQETDDYYAHNIRRSVREAALSSSSSNSELLQERSSDDGSEHFFIPLSTTDAASQKEIDYVPNWRNQQLVFSSPPEDQAPMNMTDLSCNANSQQSFIPDMLNRLNGLKENKNLARLFQPSTEKIQRTHPEANNTLDQVFSPPLLLESSFFQDAYEDLLAPLSETDAALMEH; translated from the exons atgacttgtaaattcTCCTCTGCTCAGATTGAGAAAGTCTCCGGTAGTCCAACTTTGAAACTCCCTCATTTATTCAATCTAACTCCAAATTCATCGGGGAAAGGCAACCAAGCACCAAAGCAGCATCCTGTAGGTAGTCAAACCAATCAGGAAACTTTGCCAGCCCCAAAAACAGTTTCACCTCCATTTACAATTGATGAAGATGGTGAAGCACAAG AGACTGATGATTATTATGCTCACAACATTCGTCGTTCTGTTCGTGAAGCTGCACTATCAAGCTCATCAAGCAACTCAGAATTGTTGCAGGAAAGAAGCAGTGATGATGGTTCTGAACACTTCTTTATACCTCTATCAACAACAGATGCTGCTTCTCAGAAAGAAATCGACTATGTTCCTAACTGGAGAAATCAACAACTGGTTTTCTCCTCACCACCAGAAGATCAGGCCCCGATGAACATGACAGATCTTTCCTGTAATGCCAATAGCCAGCAAAGCTTCATTCCAGATATGTTAAATAGATTGAATGGACTGAAGGAGAACAAAAACCTGGCCAGGCTGTTCCAACCATCCACTGAAAAAATACAAAGAACGCATCCTGAAGCTAACAACACTCTGGATCAAGTTTTCTCACCTCCATTGTTACTGGAATCATCATTCTTCCAAGATGCATACGAGGACTTGCTTG CACCATTATCTGAAACTGATGCTGCTCTCATGGAACACTAG
- the LOC135666427 gene encoding 1,4-alpha-glucan-branching enzyme 3, chloroplastic/amyloplastic-like translates to MTSSSALVLTTTFLLPLNHRPTFLAIPSHLSSSDGHGRSRAGPQGKWKCCSTPKDKSASTQQRQRKPPRRSFSGKSEPDVDPIGFLSKFAISHRGFAQFLRERYKALKDRRFELYSRFIDLKESASGYEILGMHRHRQHRVDYMEWAPGARYCSLVGDFNGWSATENSARDGHLGHDDFGYWFVILEDKLRDGEEPDEYFFQEYNYMDDYDKGDGNINVEELLRRINDEYWEPGEVWPRKSRMEMVSKLYEQMFGPNSPQTDEELGEILDAETRYKQWKEVSKFDHVNDRPRFDVIDDGKEFDIFSVKGDPVSAEKFKSKKPPLSYWIEMRKGCKAWLKKYMPAISHGSRYKVYFNTPDGALERVPAWATYVLPEADGKEAYAVYWEPPPEDMYKWKYKRPKTPKSLRIYECHVGISGSEPKISSFNEFTSKVLPHVKNAGYNAIQLFGVVEHWDYSSVGYKVTNFFAVSSRFGTPDDFKQLVDEAHGMLLGQFFALLLQGFNI, encoded by the exons GCCGGCCCCCAGGGAAAGTGGAAGTGCTGCTCCACCCCTAAGGACAAGTCGGCCTCTACGCAGCAGAGGCAGCGAAAGCCGCCGCGCCGTTCCTTCAGCGGGAAATCAGAGCCGGACGTTGACCCCATTGGCTTTCTCTCCAAGTTCGCCATCTCCCACCGCGGTTTTGCTCAGTTCCTTCGTGAGCG GTACAAGGCCTTGAAGGACCGCAGATTTGAGTTATACTCTCGGTTTATAGATCTGAAGGAGTCAGCTTCGGG GTATGAAATTTTGGGCATGCATAGGCATAGGCAGCATCGGGTGGACTACATGGAGTGGGCCCCAG GTGCTCGATATTGTTCGCTTGTTGGTGACTTCAATGGATGGTCAGCAACAGAAAATAGTGCAAGAGATGGACACTTAGGGCATGATGATTTTGGTTATTGGTTTGTCATTCTTGAAGATAAGCTAAGAGATGGTGAAGAACCAGATGAATATTTCTTTCAAGAGTACAATTATATGGatgattatgacaaaggtgacgGTAATATTAATGTTGAAGAACTTCTTAGAagaataaatgatgaatattggGAACCTGGAGAGGTTTGGCCCCGTAAGTCACGTATGGAGATGGTTTCTAAGTTGTATGAACAGATGTTTGGCCCCAATAGTCCCCAGACTGATGAAGAACTAGGTGAAATACTTGATGCTGAAACACGTTACAAGCAATGGAAAGAAGTCTCAAAATTTGATCATGTCAACGACAGGCCTCGCTTTGATGTCATTGATGATGGGAAGGAGTTTGATATCTTCAGTGTTAAAGGTGATCCAGTATCAGCAGAGAAATTTAAATCTAAGAAACCTCCTCTTTCTTACTGGATAGAAATGCGAAAAGGATGTAAGGCATGGTTGAAAAAATACATGCCCGCTATTTCACATGGAAGTAGGTATAAAGTTTATTTTAATACTCCTGATGGAGCATTGGAAAGAGTTCCAGCTTGGGCTACATATGTTCTACCAG AAGCAGATGGAAAAGAAGCTTATGCAGTTTATTGGGAACCTCCTCCAGAGGATATGTACAAGTGGAAGTATAAGAGGCCCAAAACTCCAAAGTCTCTTCGTATATATGAGTGCCATGTTGGGATAAGTGGATCGGAACCAAAAATATCATCCTTTAATGAGTTTACTTCCAAG GTTCTTCCACATGTGAAAAATGCAGGATACAATGCTATCCAGTTATTTGGGGTTGTTGAGCATTGGGACTATTCTTCTGTTGGTTACAAA GTTACAAATTTTTTTGCTGTTAGTAGTAGATTTGGGACTCCTGATGACTTCAAGCAGTTGGTTGATGAGGCACATGGTATGCTATTAGGACAGTTTTTTGCTTTGTTGTTACAAGGTTTCAATATATGA